From Pelosinus fermentans DSM 17108, the proteins below share one genomic window:
- a CDS encoding GntR family transcriptional regulator has product MDLEFDDKMPIYLQIMDHIKMDIATEKLKANDKLPSVREMATMLKVNPNTLQRAYQELERLGIVYTQRGMGTFVGERKHMIDDLKQEMAKEVIDSFILRMKRLGFSEEEIIASISKKITEVNKHV; this is encoded by the coding sequence ATGGATTTAGAATTTGATGATAAGATGCCCATATATCTACAAATTATGGACCACATAAAAATGGATATTGCTACAGAAAAGTTAAAAGCAAATGATAAATTGCCTTCAGTACGGGAAATGGCAACGATGTTAAAGGTAAATCCCAATACCCTGCAAAGAGCCTATCAAGAACTTGAAAGACTTGGAATTGTCTATACTCAAAGGGGCATGGGAACATTTGTGGGGGAGCGAAAGCATATGATAGATGATTTGAAACAGGAAATGGCAAAGGAAGTTATCGATTCTTTTATCCTGCGAATGAAACGTCTGGGGTTTAGCGAGGAAGAGATCATTGCGAGTATTTCTAAAAAAATAACAGAGGTGAACAAGCATGTATAA
- a CDS encoding ABC transporter ATP-binding protein: MYNVLEAENLCKSYLNKRALQGANLTIQKGKILGLLGPNGSGKTTFLKIAAGILHPSSGKLLIDGQKPGVYTKSIVSYLPDTEYLFKWMKIKDAVQYFKDFYSDFDEKKAFALLEFMKLDANSSVKSLSKGMKEKLKLTLVLSRKAKLYIMDEPLGGVDPTAREKILDAIINNFSENSSMIITTHLVNDIERIFDEVAFISDGEIVLQGNAEELRLNKNKSIDELYREVFQ, encoded by the coding sequence ATGTATAATGTATTGGAAGCTGAAAACTTATGTAAATCCTATTTAAATAAACGAGCATTGCAAGGAGCAAATTTAACGATACAAAAAGGAAAAATCCTGGGCCTTCTTGGTCCGAATGGCAGTGGAAAAACTACGTTTTTAAAAATAGCAGCAGGCATATTGCATCCTTCCTCTGGAAAACTGCTTATAGATGGCCAAAAACCTGGGGTGTATACAAAGTCTATCGTTTCGTATCTTCCTGACACGGAATATTTATTCAAATGGATGAAAATAAAAGATGCGGTTCAATATTTTAAGGATTTTTACTCGGACTTTGATGAAAAGAAAGCCTTTGCGCTGCTGGAGTTTATGAAACTAGATGCCAATAGCAGTGTTAAGAGTCTGTCAAAGGGCATGAAAGAAAAATTAAAACTAACCTTAGTGCTTTCCCGGAAGGCTAAGCTGTATATAATGGATGAGCCCCTTGGCGGAGTAGATCCTACTGCCCGAGAAAAAATATTAGATGCTATCATCAATAATTTTAGTGAAAACAGCTCCATGATTATTACGACCCATCTTGTAAATGATATTGAACGAATTTTTGATGAGGTGGCATTTATCTCCGACGGAGAAATTGTGCTGCAAGGGAATGCAGAAGAATTGCGATTGAACAAGAATAAATCCATTGATGAATTGTACAGGGAGGTGTTTCAATAA
- a CDS encoding LysR family transcriptional regulator translates to MNIDDIQAFLAVVSNQSLTKAAEILHLSQSSVSHRLKNLEQELDLVLIERGKGLKTISLTPAGEDFIPVAEKWIQLLLETQSLKAHTRLSLAIGAVDSVNTHVLPNIYQQIIQQHPAMRLHIYTQNSTDLYTLIEQRTIDIAFVLHERIIKNIELAPFFAEPMVVVRLALPEHLGAPNIDPEQLNPRDELYHEWFPAYQIWHNKWWDPFQSSHIQVSNGPMVLPLLRTPKQWAIVPLSIAQSTAAANTYTIQRLSDPPPDRICYKLTHKFAKSRTREAITIFDAFAAEIFKEADYLIKYT, encoded by the coding sequence ATGAATATTGATGACATTCAAGCATTTTTAGCAGTTGTCTCTAATCAGAGTTTGACAAAGGCTGCTGAAATACTTCACCTATCTCAGTCTTCTGTGAGCCATCGCCTCAAGAACCTGGAACAAGAACTGGATCTGGTTCTGATTGAACGCGGGAAGGGATTAAAAACCATCTCTCTTACTCCTGCGGGTGAAGATTTCATTCCAGTTGCGGAAAAGTGGATTCAATTGTTATTAGAAACTCAATCATTAAAAGCACATACTCGGTTGTCGTTAGCAATTGGTGCAGTTGACAGCGTAAATACTCATGTGCTGCCCAATATTTATCAGCAGATCATCCAACAGCACCCTGCCATGCGCTTACATATCTATACTCAAAATTCAACAGATCTTTATACATTAATTGAACAGCGTACGATCGATATTGCTTTTGTTTTGCATGAGAGAATCATAAAGAACATCGAATTAGCTCCCTTTTTTGCAGAGCCTATGGTTGTTGTCCGCTTGGCTTTGCCAGAACATTTAGGGGCTCCCAATATCGACCCCGAACAGTTAAATCCCCGTGATGAATTGTATCATGAATGGTTTCCGGCTTATCAGATCTGGCATAATAAATGGTGGGACCCTTTCCAGTCATCTCATATTCAGGTAAGCAACGGCCCTATGGTTTTACCTCTTCTTAGAACACCAAAGCAATGGGCCATTGTTCCATTATCCATCGCTCAATCCACGGCAGCAGCTAACACCTATACCATCCAAAGATTGAGTGATCCTCCCCCTGACCGAATCTGTTATAAGCTCACCCATAAATTTGCGAAATCCAGAACAAGAGAAGCAATAACCATTTTTGATGCCTTTGCGGCAGAAATATTCAAAGAAGCGGATTACCTGATAAAATATACCTGA
- a CDS encoding sulfite exporter TauE/SafE family protein yields MDHISLEMLSFLLGAGFIAAFIDSVVGGGGLISMPALLMTGLPPSVVLGTNKLASICCSSTSSISFLRSGKMDLGLVKYLFPLSLFGSILGAYTVRLIPPEFLKPLVIVMLILVAIYTIFKKDWGEQSTYKGISKRVGILGACAAFLLGFYDGFFGPGAGSFLIFAFLMLGFDFVVAAGNAKALNLASNLGAVSTFLLFGSVNYVYGISMGIAMIFGAITGSRFAIAKGTTYIKPLFISMTTLLIGKQMWDILH; encoded by the coding sequence ATGGATCATATTAGCTTAGAAATGCTTAGTTTTTTATTAGGAGCAGGTTTTATCGCTGCTTTTATCGACTCGGTTGTTGGCGGCGGCGGTTTAATATCCATGCCAGCACTGCTGATGACAGGGCTGCCTCCCAGTGTTGTATTGGGGACTAACAAACTTGCCTCCATCTGCTGTTCCAGTACCAGCAGTATCTCCTTTCTGCGTTCCGGTAAGATGGATCTTGGATTAGTGAAATATCTTTTCCCCTTATCTCTGTTTGGCTCTATATTAGGAGCCTATACGGTGCGGCTGATTCCGCCGGAATTCTTAAAACCATTGGTTATCGTTATGCTGATTTTAGTAGCCATCTATACGATTTTCAAAAAGGATTGGGGAGAACAGTCTACTTATAAAGGCATTAGTAAAAGGGTCGGCATCTTAGGAGCTTGTGCTGCTTTCCTGCTGGGTTTTTATGACGGATTTTTCGGACCGGGAGCAGGATCATTTCTAATCTTTGCATTTTTAATGCTGGGTTTTGATTTTGTGGTGGCTGCGGGAAATGCCAAAGCCTTGAACCTAGCGAGCAATCTTGGTGCAGTCTCAACCTTTCTGCTATTCGGTTCCGTCAATTATGTCTATGGTATCAGCATGGGGATCGCAATGATTTTTGGTGCAATTACAGGTTCTCGGTTTGCAATTGCCAAAGGCACTACGTATATAAAACCATTATTCATCTCAATGACAACCTTGTTAATAGGAAAACAAATGTGGGATATTTTACATTAA
- a CDS encoding thiamine diphosphokinase yields MKNLLVLPQLRCSFEKELPDTQVLLVAGGRKPASDWLIQAADQFPVWCVDSGIDSCYANHIIPERLIGDGDSATSQGWAWGESLGIPVEVYPAEKNLTDLQLALQRVGVVHGHAAVTVTGVWGGRFDHTFSNIHSLKGCEDFGIRGCCAADEEEVLILLKGKDSVCIETAAPPEIISLLPLSPECTDVSIEGVHWPLANVTLHNALPYAVSNRPREMNREFRVSIGTGWLGIYLCWNGDECYGSSF; encoded by the coding sequence ATGAAGAACCTTTTGGTACTGCCACAATTACGATGTTCCTTTGAAAAAGAACTGCCGGATACACAAGTGTTGCTTGTCGCCGGGGGAAGGAAACCAGCATCTGACTGGCTGATTCAGGCCGCTGACCAGTTTCCTGTTTGGTGTGTAGATAGCGGTATTGATAGTTGTTACGCGAATCACATTATTCCCGAGCGGCTCATTGGTGATGGTGATAGTGCCACATCCCAGGGATGGGCCTGGGGGGAGAGCTTGGGAATCCCTGTGGAGGTCTATCCGGCAGAAAAGAATTTGACGGATTTACAACTGGCATTACAACGGGTGGGAGTGGTTCATGGACATGCGGCAGTCACTGTAACTGGCGTATGGGGAGGCCGCTTCGATCATACCTTTAGTAATATTCATTCATTAAAGGGCTGTGAGGATTTTGGAATACGGGGCTGCTGCGCTGCAGATGAAGAAGAGGTACTGATCTTATTAAAAGGTAAGGATTCTGTATGCATAGAAACTGCTGCGCCTCCAGAAATAATTTCGTTACTCCCATTATCTCCGGAATGTACGGATGTATCGATTGAGGGGGTTCACTGGCCTTTAGCCAATGTTACATTGCATAATGCCCTGCCTTATGCTGTCAGTAATCGTCCCCGTGAAATGAACAGGGAATTTCGCGTTTCGATAGGAACAGGTTGGCTAGGGATCTATTTATGCTGGAATGGAGATGAGTGTTATGGAAGCAGCTTTTAG
- a CDS encoding two-component system sensor histidine kinase NtrB has protein sequence MNIAKSETKELLAALKITLPIIQELLPLDIMFGITDQEKFIYYLPGKEIDIKLPLGAPIPQSAGFRKVLETGQASSINVEKEAYGVAFKSNSLPIKDKDGNITGVIAMGISLLNQEIISQAAQALDGFFSLDNQLHFSYANKVAVEYVSRYASLKLAQQLVGKYIWDIIPKTPIFFENITKVKKTRTPVHIEIFSQFGQQWMSVNIYPLSDGGLTVYFRNIDEQKRIQREMARLEQLHLVGEMAAGISHEIRNPMTTVRGYLQMLKVKDRLLDFSEQFDLMIEELDRANQIISEFLSLANNKIVVRKPINLVELIKAILPLIESDARLLGQNVQTQLQKIPMALLDPREIRQLILNLVRNAFESMESGGTLTIRVYKKNDNIVFAVQDEGSGIPEEIRPKLGTPFLTTKEKGTGLGLATCYSIAKRHDAAIDFITGDSGTTFYLYIKEYEG, from the coding sequence GTGAACATAGCAAAGAGCGAAACCAAAGAATTATTGGCAGCTCTAAAAATTACTTTGCCAATTATTCAGGAACTTCTTCCATTGGATATTATGTTTGGTATTACTGACCAGGAAAAATTTATTTACTATTTGCCTGGCAAAGAGATTGATATAAAACTTCCCCTGGGAGCGCCTATACCGCAGAGTGCAGGTTTTAGGAAAGTGCTAGAAACAGGGCAGGCTTCCAGCATTAATGTGGAGAAGGAAGCATATGGGGTAGCTTTTAAGTCAAATTCTCTCCCGATAAAGGATAAAGATGGAAATATCACTGGTGTCATTGCAATGGGGATCAGTCTGCTGAATCAAGAGATTATTAGCCAGGCAGCTCAGGCCTTGGATGGATTTTTTTCATTAGATAATCAATTGCATTTTTCATATGCAAATAAAGTGGCTGTGGAGTATGTTTCCAGATATGCATCTCTAAAGCTAGCGCAGCAGCTGGTCGGTAAATACATATGGGATATTATCCCCAAAACCCCGATATTCTTTGAGAATATAACGAAAGTGAAAAAAACAAGAACTCCTGTGCACATTGAAATTTTTTCTCAATTCGGACAGCAGTGGATGAGTGTGAACATCTATCCGTTATCGGATGGAGGATTAACTGTTTACTTTCGTAATATCGATGAGCAAAAAAGAATTCAGCGGGAAATGGCTCGACTCGAACAGCTGCATTTAGTAGGGGAAATGGCAGCCGGTATATCACACGAAATCAGAAATCCTATGACTACGGTTCGCGGGTATTTGCAAATGCTTAAGGTAAAGGATCGGCTCCTTGACTTTAGTGAGCAGTTTGATCTGATGATTGAAGAATTAGATCGGGCCAATCAAATCATCTCAGAATTTTTATCTTTGGCTAACAATAAAATCGTTGTGCGCAAACCCATCAATTTGGTGGAACTTATTAAAGCAATATTACCATTGATTGAATCGGATGCCCGTCTTTTAGGACAAAATGTACAAACCCAGCTGCAAAAAATTCCAATGGCTTTGTTAGATCCAAGAGAAATTCGTCAGTTAATATTAAATCTGGTACGTAATGCTTTTGAATCCATGGAATCAGGAGGTACTCTAACCATTCGGGTATATAAAAAAAATGATAACATCGTATTTGCTGTACAAGATGAGGGATCTGGAATTCCAGAGGAGATACGACCCAAACTGGGAACTCCATTTCTTACTACAAAGGAAAAGGGAACTGGTCTTGGTCTTGCGACGTGTTATAGTATTGCAAAAAGGCATGATGCTGCGATTGACTTCATTACAGGCGATTCAGGAACTACTTTTTATTTGTATATAAAAGAGTATGAAGGATAA
- a CDS encoding efflux RND transporter periplasmic adaptor subunit, with translation MKKLIQQYPLAVLLTALSFAVALLLAASHNNLFPFSLWNEHRVPQEPIHLTAVPLGSINKPVQIIRTGSVEHATSTPITADFSGLLSELYVAEGQAVKAGQPLLKIQASSASVVEQITEGPSEQTQSNYDNALKEYNRLQKLFELGAIPRRQVETAAARLQEAKENLSGTQNAMPPSSAIINGSATINAPIDGIVTGLSSSSGKAVQAGQQLLSLGSGQEVEVVIPLNQNDLYLVHLGTPAAIEVSDQRVGGQISSIYPRIEAEEVSAYLAHMKLAANPNGLLTFGMSVAIHIDTGKTAPVPAVPKASIFQDDQGRNLIYLAVNEKVLLQEISIGETIGDFTEITSDLPQQSMIITSNMDDIKNGDPITVVPQDAN, from the coding sequence GTGAAAAAATTAATCCAGCAATATCCCCTTGCCGTTCTGCTAACCGCACTTTCATTTGCCGTGGCACTACTGTTAGCCGCCAGTCATAATAACCTGTTCCCATTTTCACTCTGGAATGAGCACAGGGTTCCTCAAGAGCCAATTCACCTCACTGCCGTACCCTTAGGCAGTATAAATAAGCCGGTACAAATCATTCGAACGGGTTCTGTCGAACATGCCACATCCACTCCGATTACGGCAGACTTTTCTGGTCTTCTGAGTGAACTATACGTTGCAGAGGGCCAAGCAGTCAAGGCAGGCCAGCCTCTGCTTAAGATCCAGGCATCTTCAGCATCAGTGGTCGAGCAAATTACAGAAGGGCCTTCTGAGCAAACACAAAGCAATTATGATAATGCCCTAAAAGAATATAACCGCTTACAAAAATTATTCGAATTAGGAGCGATTCCACGACGACAGGTGGAGACTGCTGCTGCTCGTTTGCAGGAAGCAAAAGAAAATTTATCCGGCACCCAAAATGCAATGCCGCCTTCCAGCGCTATTATAAACGGCTCTGCCACAATCAACGCACCAATCGACGGCATCGTGACTGGTTTATCCTCGTCTTCTGGAAAAGCAGTACAAGCTGGTCAACAGCTGCTTTCCTTAGGAAGCGGTCAAGAAGTAGAGGTTGTCATTCCTCTGAATCAAAACGATCTGTATTTAGTTCATCTTGGCACACCAGCTGCGATAGAAGTATCTGACCAAAGGGTGGGAGGCCAGATTTCCAGCATCTATCCTCGAATTGAAGCAGAAGAAGTCTCTGCCTATCTTGCTCATATGAAACTTGCTGCTAATCCAAATGGGTTGCTTACATTTGGTATGTCCGTTGCCATTCATATCGATACCGGAAAAACAGCTCCCGTGCCTGCAGTTCCTAAAGCATCAATATTTCAAGATGATCAGGGCCGAAATCTCATCTATCTCGCCGTCAATGAAAAAGTACTCCTGCAAGAAATCAGCATTGGAGAAACCATTGGCGATTTCACAGAAATCACCTCTGATCTTCCACAGCAAAGTATGATCATAACAAGCAACATGGACGATATAAAAAATGGTGATCCGATTACAGTGGTGCCACAAGACGCCAATTAA
- a CDS encoding M23 family metallopeptidase: MHISNEVHDTQKAGNQWMKFISVRWIVSSMCVLSIFLIILFANYHQSISAGSRIIPEPEPILHRDNGQVLEIEKMARTMDQLATKPSIWPTSGEVTSGFGWRNSPMGGGGELHPGIDIANSMGAPVVAAADGVVVQSGAAGGYGNMVQIDHGNGISTIYGHNSRIIVSAGQSVRKGQVVSYVGSTGKSTGPHLHYEVRVNGNAVDPIGFMVQ, encoded by the coding sequence ATGCATATTTCGAATGAAGTTCATGATACGCAAAAAGCAGGCAACCAGTGGATGAAGTTTATCTCTGTCCGATGGATTGTTTCCTCCATGTGCGTACTTAGCATATTTTTGATAATCCTTTTTGCAAACTATCATCAAAGCATTAGTGCTGGCAGTCGTATAATCCCTGAACCGGAGCCGATTCTCCATAGAGATAATGGACAGGTATTAGAGATTGAAAAGATGGCGAGAACTATGGATCAGCTAGCGACAAAGCCTTCTATTTGGCCAACTAGCGGAGAAGTTACCTCTGGTTTTGGCTGGCGTAATTCGCCTATGGGCGGCGGAGGTGAATTGCATCCGGGAATAGATATTGCCAACAGTATGGGGGCACCTGTCGTTGCAGCAGCTGATGGTGTGGTTGTACAGAGCGGAGCAGCTGGGGGTTATGGCAATATGGTGCAGATTGATCATGGCAATGGCATTTCGACTATTTATGGGCATAATTCCCGCATTATAGTAAGCGCCGGTCAAAGTGTGAGAAAAGGTCAGGTTGTTTCTTATGTGGGCAGCACAGGGAAAAGTACTGGTCCTCATCTTCATTATGAAGTCAGAGTAAATGGGAATGCGGTGGACCCGATTGGCTTTATGGTTCAATAG
- a CDS encoding diaminopimelate dehydrogenase has translation MQKIRIGIVGYGNLGRGVELAIGNNPDMELVAVFSRRSLPGTKSGVPVFSIRDAAAYKGKIDVMLLCGGSATDLIEQGPLIASLFNTVDSFDTHAKINDYFASMNTIAENSGTVATISVGWDPGLFSLNRLLASSVLPNGTNHTFWGKGVSQGHSDAIRRIAGVKDAKQYTVPKEQVIASLRAGETLDVSSTTAHTRECYVVAKPGADLDDITKEIKTMPHYFEGYETHVTFISEEELQAEHAGYPHGGFVFRTGSTSPNTNHVMEFALKLDSNPEFTSSVLVAYARATFRLAQKGSTGAFTVFDIPFGLLSPKSGEELRATML, from the coding sequence ATGCAAAAAATACGTATTGGTATTGTAGGTTATGGAAATCTGGGCAGAGGTGTGGAATTAGCGATTGGTAATAATCCAGATATGGAACTTGTGGCCGTTTTTTCACGCCGCAGCCTCCCAGGGACAAAAAGCGGCGTACCTGTCTTCTCTATAAGGGATGCTGCCGCCTATAAAGGAAAAATCGATGTGATGCTGCTGTGTGGCGGATCGGCAACGGACCTGATAGAACAAGGTCCGCTGATTGCTTCCCTTTTTAATACTGTGGATAGTTTTGATACTCATGCCAAGATTAACGATTATTTTGCTTCCATGAATACGATTGCTGAGAATTCAGGGACCGTTGCAACCATCTCCGTCGGCTGGGACCCCGGTCTCTTTTCACTAAACCGGCTTCTAGCCAGTTCAGTCTTACCTAATGGAACAAACCATACATTCTGGGGTAAAGGGGTAAGTCAAGGTCATTCCGATGCCATTCGTCGCATTGCCGGTGTAAAAGATGCAAAACAATATACCGTCCCTAAAGAACAGGTAATTGCCTCCCTGCGGGCAGGGGAGACTCTAGATGTCAGTTCCACCACAGCCCATACCCGTGAATGCTATGTTGTAGCCAAGCCAGGTGCAGATCTTGATGACATTACAAAAGAGATTAAAACTATGCCCCATTATTTTGAAGGATATGAAACCCATGTTACGTTTATATCGGAAGAAGAACTCCAAGCTGAGCACGCAGGCTATCCCCATGGTGGTTTTGTTTTCCGTACCGGTTCCACCAGTCCAAATACCAACCATGTTATGGAGTTTGCCCTTAAACTGGACAGCAATCCTGAATTTACTTCCAGCGTTCTCGTAGCCTATGCCCGGGCGACTTTCCGCTTAGCCCAAAAGGGCAGCACAGGTGCCTTTACTGTATTTGATATTCCCTTTGGCTTGTTATCGCCGAAGTCAGGTGAAGAGTTGCGGGCCACAATGCTTTAA
- a CDS encoding Dabb family protein, with the protein MIINNLLLKLKDRDRENIDKARDVLLSMQGKIEYLHDLKVETNIRHGASSYDIILITQFASMEDFDAYLVHPVHMEVSTYIAGVLETGAAVCYEKK; encoded by the coding sequence ATGATTATAAACAATTTACTTCTTAAACTAAAAGACAGAGACCGTGAAAACATCGATAAGGCTAGAGATGTTTTGCTGAGCATGCAAGGGAAAATCGAATATCTTCATGATTTGAAAGTAGAAACAAATATTCGCCATGGAGCATCGTCTTATGACATCATATTGATTACTCAATTTGCATCTATGGAAGATTTTGATGCGTATCTGGTTCATCCAGTCCATATGGAAGTATCCACATACATCGCAGGTGTATTGGAAACCGGAGCAGCTGTATGTTATGAAAAGAAATAA
- a CDS encoding glycosyltransferase family 4 protein, whose amino-acid sequence MVRENRIKHIGFLSTYPPRECGLATFTEDLVTEIAKMGLIRPSVIAVVDKKECENSRIKYRLSQHDRTSYLMTASWANDNLDLLVIEHEYGIFGGECGEYIIDLAKGLKIPFIITTHTVLLEPSSKQRTVLRDLGRLSTKVVTMAKSSMPILAGTYGIESEKLLFIPHGVPNMQVESRGKLKMDYGLRNKEIISSFGLISPAKGLEYGIEAVAKVVPDYENLMYLILGKTHPCVKESMGETYRQSLMDLAQSLGVQNNIRFIDKYLTKKEVITYLQMSDMYLTPYLSKEQAVSGTLAYAMGRGRVIVSTPYRYAEEMLGDGRGMLSKFKDSESMASCIRTVLGNPTEKKEMEMKTMAVGRTMKWSTVADQYAELCMNIIGSARPLQLKAQAHLTVIERNGMRAI is encoded by the coding sequence ATGGTTAGGGAAAATAGAATAAAACATATTGGTTTTTTAAGCACATATCCTCCTAGAGAATGTGGTTTAGCCACATTTACAGAAGATCTAGTAACTGAAATTGCTAAAATGGGACTCATACGTCCAAGTGTCATTGCAGTAGTGGATAAGAAAGAGTGTGAGAATTCCCGAATAAAATATAGATTGAGCCAGCACGATCGTACAAGTTATTTGATGACAGCATCATGGGCCAATGATAATTTGGATCTTTTAGTTATTGAACATGAATATGGGATTTTTGGCGGTGAATGCGGCGAATACATCATTGATTTAGCAAAGGGGCTGAAAATTCCTTTCATTATTACGACACACACTGTGTTGTTAGAACCGTCATCGAAACAACGAACTGTTCTCAGAGATCTGGGAAGACTTAGCACAAAGGTAGTAACGATGGCGAAAAGTTCTATGCCCATATTGGCTGGAACCTACGGCATTGAGTCAGAAAAACTTTTGTTTATACCTCACGGAGTTCCTAATATGCAGGTCGAGTCAAGGGGAAAATTAAAAATGGATTACGGCTTGCGAAATAAGGAAATCATCAGCAGCTTCGGACTCATTAGTCCAGCCAAGGGTTTGGAATATGGAATTGAAGCGGTGGCCAAGGTCGTCCCGGATTATGAAAATCTGATGTATCTGATTCTTGGTAAAACTCATCCATGTGTCAAAGAAAGCATGGGTGAAACATACAGGCAGAGTCTGATGGATCTGGCACAAAGCCTTGGAGTACAGAATAACATTCGATTTATTGATAAGTACCTGACAAAAAAAGAAGTGATTACCTATCTTCAAATGTCTGATATGTATCTGACACCCTATTTGTCTAAAGAACAGGCAGTCAGCGGAACATTGGCATATGCTATGGGGCGCGGAAGGGTAATTGTATCGACTCCATATCGCTATGCCGAGGAAATGTTAGGTGACGGTCGTGGAATGCTTAGTAAATTTAAAGATTCAGAATCGATGGCATCATGCATTCGAACCGTGCTTGGCAATCCAACTGAGAAAAAAGAAATGGAAATGAAGACAATGGCAGTTGGTCGAACAATGAAGTGGTCTACTGTTGCGGATCAATATGCTGAATTATGCATGAATATCATTGGATCAGCTCGTCCGCTGCAACTCAAAGCTCAAGCCCACCTTACTGTAATTGAGCGCAATGGAATGAGGGCAATATAA
- a CDS encoding mannose-1-phosphate guanylyltransferase/mannose-6-phosphate isomerase, translating into MKVIILAGGGGSRLFPLSRTLFPKQFLKLNGEESLLAQTITRFLPMVKPSDMVVVTNQEYVHHVRTELILAKAQGAHILLEPMARNTAPAVAFAAQYCLEDLGCQPNEILYVTPSDHIIRPIETFTANVRQAIGLANMDKIVTLGIQPNHPETGYGYMQAGTPFSGGFAVQSFREKPDLKTAEEYLAAGNYYWNSGMFAFTIQCFMEELAAYQSDIYELVQSGLEGMKENFTLMPNISIDYAIAEKSQKMVMLPITAEWNDIGSWDAIYDVLDKDLDGNAVKGDCIPIECSNTLILGHSRLIAGIGLEDILVVETDDVIVVAKKGESQKVKDLVCELKEKGRIEADQHTTVYRPWGFYTVLGSGPGYKMKKIVVNPGEILSLQMHYHRSEHWIVIGGTAKVTIGVLEQMVHENESVFVPQTTNHRLENPGRLPLQIIEVQNGSYLGEDDIVRFDDRYGRS; encoded by the coding sequence ATGAAAGTTATTATTCTCGCCGGTGGCGGAGGTAGTCGATTATTTCCTCTTTCCCGTACTCTGTTTCCTAAACAATTTTTAAAACTCAATGGTGAAGAGTCGCTGCTTGCCCAGACTATAACCCGATTTTTGCCTATGGTCAAACCTTCTGACATGGTAGTAGTGACCAATCAGGAATATGTTCATCATGTCCGGACAGAACTCATCCTGGCTAAGGCTCAGGGAGCTCATATCCTGCTGGAGCCGATGGCACGAAATACGGCGCCGGCAGTGGCATTCGCGGCACAATACTGCCTCGAAGATTTGGGCTGTCAGCCCAATGAAATACTGTATGTAACACCTTCTGATCACATTATCCGCCCGATAGAGACGTTTACAGCAAATGTTCGCCAGGCCATTGGATTAGCGAATATGGACAAGATTGTGACTCTTGGTATACAGCCCAATCATCCGGAAACGGGTTATGGCTATATGCAGGCAGGTACACCCTTTAGCGGTGGTTTTGCCGTTCAATCCTTTCGGGAAAAGCCGGATTTAAAAACAGCAGAAGAATATCTGGCTGCTGGCAACTACTACTGGAACTCAGGTATGTTTGCATTTACGATTCAGTGTTTTATGGAGGAACTAGCAGCGTATCAGTCCGATATTTACGAGCTGGTCCAAAGTGGTTTGGAGGGAATGAAAGAGAATTTTACTCTAATGCCCAACATCTCTATTGACTATGCAATTGCTGAGAAATCTCAAAAGATGGTAATGCTGCCGATTACGGCGGAATGGAATGATATCGGTTCATGGGATGCAATCTATGACGTGCTGGATAAGGATTTGGATGGCAATGCAGTAAAAGGGGACTGTATTCCGATTGAATGCTCAAATACCCTGATACTGGGACATAGTCGTCTAATTGCCGGCATCGGTCTTGAGGATATTTTGGTAGTAGAGACAGACGATGTTATCGTTGTTGCTAAAAAAGGCGAATCTCAAAAGGTCAAGGATCTGGTTTGTGAACTAAAGGAGAAGGGGAGGATTGAGGCAGACCAGCATACAACCGTTTATCGACCCTGGGGCTTCTATACCGTACTTGGTTCTGGTCCAGGGTACAAAATGAAAAAGATTGTTGTGAATCCCGGTGAAATCTTAAGTCTGCAAATGCATTATCATCGTAGTGAGCATTGGATTGTTATTGGCGGTACGGCAAAGGTCACTATTGGTGTTTTAGAACAAATGGTACATGAAAATGAGAGCGTTTTCGTGCCCCAAACCACCAACCATCGCCTTGAAAATCCCGGAAGACTGCCTCTTCAGATTATCGAAGTACAAAACGGCAGCTATCTGGGTGAAGATGATATTGTTCGTTTTGATGATCGATATGGGAGGTCATGA